One genomic window of Cupriavidus metallidurans CH34 includes the following:
- the merA gene encoding mercury(II) reductase, with the protein MTHLKITGMTCDSCAAHVKEALEKVPGVQSALVSYPKGTAQLAIVPGTSPDALTAAVAGLGYKATLADAPLADNRVGLLDKVRGWMAAAEKHSGNEPPVQVAVIGSGGAAMAAALKAVEQGAQVTLIERGTIGGTCVNVGCVPSKIMIRAAHIAHLRRESPFDGGIAATVPTIDRSKLLAQQQARVDELRHAKYEGILGGNPAITVVHGEARFKDDQSLTVRLNEGGERVVMFDRCLVAAGASPAVPPIPGLKESPYWTSTEALASDTIPERLAVIGSSVVALELAQAFARLGSKVTVLARNTLFFREDPAIGEAVTAAFRAEGIEVLEHTQASQVAHMDGEFVLTTTHGELRADKLLVATGRTPNTRSLALDAAGVTVNAQGAIVIDQGMRTSNPNIYAAGDCTDQPQFVYVAAAAGTRAAINMTGGDAALDLTAMPAVVFTDPQVATVGYSEAEAHHDGIETDSRTLTLDNVPRALANFDTRGFIKLVIEEGSHRLIGVQAVAPEAGELIQTAALAIRNRMTVQELADQLFPYLTMVEGLKLAAQTFNKDVKQLSCCAG; encoded by the coding sequence ATGACCCATCTAAAAATCACCGGCATGACTTGCGACTCGTGCGCGGCGCACGTCAAGGAAGCGCTGGAAAAAGTGCCAGGCGTGCAGTCGGCGCTGGTGTCCTATCCGAAGGGCACAGCGCAACTCGCCATCGTGCCGGGCACATCGCCGGACGCGCTGACTGCCGCCGTGGCCGGACTGGGCTACAAGGCAACGCTAGCCGATGCGCCACTGGCGGACAACCGCGTCGGACTGCTCGACAAGGTGCGGGGATGGATGGCCGCCGCCGAAAAGCACAGTGGCAACGAGCCCCCGGTGCAGGTAGCGGTCATTGGCAGCGGTGGAGCCGCGATGGCGGCGGCGCTGAAGGCCGTCGAGCAAGGCGCGCAGGTCACGCTGATCGAGCGCGGCACCATCGGCGGCACCTGCGTCAATGTCGGCTGTGTGCCGTCCAAGATCATGATCCGCGCCGCCCACATCGCCCATCTGCGCCGGGAAAGCCCGTTCGATGGCGGTATTGCGGCAACTGTGCCTACGATTGACCGCAGTAAGCTGCTGGCCCAGCAGCAGGCCCGCGTCGACGAACTGCGGCACGCCAAGTACGAAGGCATCCTGGGCGGTAATCCGGCCATCACCGTTGTGCACGGTGAGGCGCGCTTCAAGGACGACCAGAGCCTTACCGTCCGTTTGAACGAGGGTGGCGAGCGCGTCGTGATGTTCGACCGCTGCCTGGTCGCCGCGGGTGCCAGCCCGGCGGTCCCGCCGATTCCGGGCTTGAAAGAGTCACCCTACTGGACTTCCACCGAGGCCCTGGCGAGCGACACCATTCCCGAACGCCTTGCCGTAATCGGCTCGTCGGTGGTGGCGCTGGAGCTGGCGCAAGCCTTTGCCCGGCTGGGCAGCAAGGTCACGGTCCTGGCGCGCAATACCTTGTTCTTCCGTGAAGACCCGGCCATCGGCGAGGCGGTGACAGCCGCTTTCCGTGCCGAGGGCATCGAGGTGCTGGAGCACACGCAAGCCAGCCAGGTCGCCCATATGGACGGTGAATTCGTGCTGACCACCACGCACGGTGAATTGCGCGCCGACAAACTGCTGGTTGCCACCGGTCGGACACCGAACACGCGCAGCCTCGCGCTGGACGCAGCGGGGGTCACTGTCAATGCGCAAGGTGCCATCGTCATCGACCAAGGCATGCGCACGAGCAACCCGAACATCTACGCGGCCGGCGACTGCACCGACCAGCCGCAGTTCGTCTATGTGGCGGCAGCGGCCGGCACCCGTGCCGCGATCAACATGACCGGCGGCGATGCGGCGCTCGACCTGACCGCAATGCCGGCCGTGGTGTTCACCGATCCGCAAGTGGCGACCGTGGGCTACAGCGAGGCGGAAGCCCACCACGACGGGATCGAGACCGACAGCCGCACCTTGACCTTGGACAACGTGCCGCGTGCGCTCGCCAACTTCGACACACGCGGCTTCATCAAGTTGGTTATCGAGGAAGGCAGCCATCGGCTGATCGGCGTACAAGCGGTCGCGCCGGAAGCGGGTGAACTGATCCAGACGGCGGCTCTGGCCATTCGCAACCGCATGACGGTGCAGGAACTGGCCGACCAGTTGTTCCCCTACCTGACGATGGTCGAGGGGTTGAAGCTCGCGGCGCAGACCTTCAACAAGGATGTGAAGCAGCTTTCCTGCTGCGCCGGGTGA
- the merP gene encoding mercury resistance system periplasmic binding protein MerP, translating to MKKLFASLALAAVVAPVWAATQTVTLSVPGMTCSACPITVKKAISKVEGVSKVDVTFETRQAVVTFDDAKTSVQKLTKATADAGYPSSVKQ from the coding sequence ATGAAGAAACTGTTTGCCTCCCTCGCCCTCGCCGCCGTTGTTGCCCCCGTCTGGGCCGCCACCCAGACCGTCACGCTGTCCGTACCGGGCATGACCTGCTCCGCCTGCCCGATCACTGTCAAGAAGGCGATTTCCAAGGTCGAAGGCGTCAGCAAAGTTGACGTGACTTTCGAGACACGCCAAGCGGTCGTCACCTTCGACGATGCCAAGACCAGCGTGCAGAAGCTGACCAAGGCAACCGCAGACGCGGGCTATCCGTCCAGCGTCAAGCAGTGA
- the merT gene encoding mercuric ion transporter MerT, giving the protein MSEPKTGRGALFTGGLAAILASACCLGPLVLIALGFSGAWIGNLAVLDPYRPIFIGVALVALFFAWRRIYRQAAACKPGEVCAIPQVRATYKLIFWIVAALVLVALGFPYVMPFFY; this is encoded by the coding sequence ATGTCTGAACCAAAAACCGGGCGCGGCGCGCTCTTCACTGGAGGGCTTGCCGCCATCCTCGCCTCGGCTTGCTGCCTCGGGCCGTTGGTTCTGATCGCCTTGGGGTTCAGCGGCGCTTGGATCGGCAACTTGGCGGTGTTGGATCCCTATCGCCCCATCTTTATCGGCGTGGCGCTGGTGGCGTTGTTCTTCGCCTGGCGGCGCATCTACCGGCAGGCAGCGGCCTGCAAACCGGGTGAGGTCTGCGCGATTCCCCAAGTGCGAGCTACTTACAAGCTCATTTTCTGGATCGTGGCCGCGCTGGTTCTGGTCGCGCTCGGATTTCCCTACGTCATGCCATTTTTCTACTGA
- a CDS encoding mercury resistance transcriptional regulator MerR encodes MENNLENLTIGVFAKAAGVNVETIRFYQRKGLLLEPDKPYGSIRRYGEADVTRVRFVKSAQRLGFSLDEIAELLRLEDGTHCEEASSLAEHKLKDVREKMADLARMEAVLSELVCACHARRGNVSCPLIASLQGGASLAGSAMP; translated from the coding sequence ATGGAAAACAATTTGGAGAACCTGACCATTGGCGTTTTCGCCAAGGCGGCCGGGGTCAATGTGGAGACCATCCGTTTCTATCAGCGCAAGGGCTTGTTGCTGGAGCCTGACAAGCCCTATGGCAGCATCCGCCGCTATGGCGAGGCGGATGTAACGCGGGTGCGCTTCGTGAAATCAGCCCAGCGGCTGGGCTTCAGCCTGGATGAGATCGCCGAGCTGCTGCGGCTGGAGGATGGCACCCATTGCGAGGAAGCCAGCAGTCTGGCCGAGCACAAGCTCAAGGACGTGCGCGAGAAAATGGCTGACCTGGCGCGCATGGAGGCCGTGCTGTCTGAGTTGGTGTGCGCCTGCCATGCGCGAAGGGGGAACGTTTCCTGCCCGCTGATCGCGTCACTACAGGGTGGAGCAAGCTTGGCAGGTTCGGCTATGCCTTAG
- a CDS encoding DsbC family protein — translation MKKIAAALAFAAMSIAAHASPETDSVMATLKIKYPNTNFTSVEATPIPGIYELTMGKNIAYTDKEGHYFLFGSMYDMEKRQDLTASKREAANKIDVSKLPIQDAIVRVKGKGTRKLYLFSDPDCPYCKQLEAQAFPQLDDVTIYTFMFPLDSLHPQASAKSESIWCLPAAQRAAAWDKLVTQNVPAPAAKCDNPIKRIAALGDGLGVRGTPTLFSADGRILPGAADAARIDAWLNGAK, via the coding sequence ATGAAAAAGATTGCTGCTGCTCTGGCCTTTGCCGCCATGTCCATCGCTGCCCATGCTTCGCCTGAGACCGACAGCGTGATGGCGACACTGAAGATCAAGTATCCCAACACGAACTTCACCAGCGTCGAGGCCACCCCGATTCCGGGGATCTACGAGCTCACCATGGGCAAGAACATCGCGTACACCGACAAGGAAGGGCACTACTTCCTCTTCGGCAGCATGTACGACATGGAGAAGCGCCAGGATCTCACCGCCTCGAAACGCGAAGCCGCCAACAAGATCGACGTCAGCAAGCTGCCCATTCAGGACGCGATCGTGCGCGTGAAAGGCAAGGGCACGCGCAAGCTCTACCTCTTCTCTGACCCCGACTGCCCGTATTGCAAGCAGCTCGAAGCGCAAGCGTTCCCACAGCTGGATGACGTGACCATCTATACGTTCATGTTCCCGCTCGACTCACTGCACCCGCAGGCGAGTGCCAAGTCGGAGTCGATCTGGTGCCTGCCGGCCGCACAACGCGCTGCTGCGTGGGACAAGCTCGTCACCCAGAACGTCCCGGCGCCGGCGGCGAAGTGCGACAACCCGATCAAGCGTATTGCTGCACTGGGCGACGGCCTCGGCGTGCGGGGCACCCCGACCCTGTTCAGCGCCGATGGCCGCATCTTGCCGGGCGCCGCTGACGCTGCGCGAATCGACGCGTGGCTCAATGGTGCGAAGTAA
- the traW gene encoding type-F conjugative transfer system protein TraW, with protein sequence MKVSRRTTALFLGLALSTIACASFAESLGRYGNTWDIQEQDAVDMIKGRLTNMEKQGQLKKFWEDYRNKQLSNLENPPPVPGISTATGPKVWTFDPTYTYPDNVKDHLGNVLVPAGTKLNPLDFTALSKAIVFIDGRDPKQVQYAKKRIDENPRDKVVLVAGSFLKLDREWKRPVYFDQQGILTQHFGIKRVPAVLSQKGKMLQVEEFAP encoded by the coding sequence ATGAAGGTAAGCCGCCGCACTACAGCGCTCTTCCTTGGCTTGGCACTCTCTACCATCGCCTGCGCGTCGTTTGCCGAGTCTCTCGGCCGATACGGCAATACCTGGGACATCCAGGAGCAGGACGCTGTCGACATGATCAAAGGTCGGTTGACCAACATGGAGAAGCAGGGCCAGCTGAAGAAGTTCTGGGAAGACTACAGGAACAAGCAGCTCTCCAACCTGGAAAATCCCCCTCCAGTTCCGGGTATATCGACCGCAACCGGTCCAAAGGTGTGGACGTTCGATCCTACCTATACCTACCCTGACAACGTGAAGGATCACCTGGGCAATGTTCTCGTTCCCGCGGGGACCAAACTCAATCCGCTCGATTTCACTGCTCTGTCGAAGGCCATCGTGTTCATCGACGGCCGCGACCCGAAGCAAGTCCAGTACGCCAAGAAGCGCATCGACGAGAATCCCCGCGACAAGGTCGTTCTCGTCGCGGGCTCTTTCCTGAAACTAGATCGCGAATGGAAGCGACCGGTCTACTTTGACCAGCAGGGCATTTTGACTCAGCACTTTGGCATCAAGCGGGTCCCGGCAGTGCTTTCCCAGAAGGGGAAAATGCTGCAGGTCGAGGAGTTCGCGCCATGA
- a CDS encoding TraU family protein, translated as MKKLISAALLLAGALFGSGTANADALCTGKFPNLISDVCWSCMMPIKLFGTATLLGGGQDDFDSGPVNPICFCQNPPKVGIPTSFWEFDMMTDVTAVPGCFPLLGGVRVNTGVNADAFGQISDDQSGEIGSTRTSFMQVNLYINPALYVMGAILDDSCLDQRGIDIPWVSFADPTHNDDELAGIIAPYAFPFGGMVAIGAMSADAVAATAGFPIPEIFWAAGAYGHMYPLTGNNEAHLSMEQTARLQTTRVLAKLHAAGTQWSAFGSDAMCGYYPQIIMDKRQYKFTRLYPIPQTVKIAGKCCDPIGRSPILTQTNTELPMPGWRDFGYAIFRKRDCCSGASPG; from the coding sequence ATGAAGAAACTCATCTCAGCGGCCCTCCTGCTCGCCGGTGCACTCTTCGGTTCTGGCACTGCGAACGCCGACGCGCTTTGCACGGGCAAGTTTCCCAACCTGATCTCCGACGTGTGCTGGTCATGCATGATGCCGATCAAGTTGTTCGGCACCGCGACTCTTCTCGGGGGCGGCCAGGACGACTTCGATTCTGGCCCCGTGAACCCGATCTGCTTTTGCCAGAACCCGCCGAAAGTCGGCATCCCGACGTCATTCTGGGAGTTCGACATGATGACGGATGTGACTGCCGTTCCAGGCTGCTTCCCGCTGCTCGGTGGGGTGAGGGTGAACACTGGCGTGAATGCCGATGCCTTCGGCCAGATCTCTGATGACCAGTCGGGGGAGATCGGGTCTACCCGGACGTCGTTCATGCAGGTGAACCTCTACATCAATCCGGCACTGTACGTCATGGGCGCGATTCTGGACGATTCCTGTCTGGACCAGCGGGGCATTGACATCCCTTGGGTGTCCTTCGCCGACCCGACGCACAACGATGATGAGCTCGCCGGCATCATCGCGCCTTACGCGTTCCCGTTCGGAGGGATGGTTGCCATCGGCGCAATGTCAGCCGATGCAGTGGCGGCTACTGCAGGCTTTCCGATCCCAGAGATCTTCTGGGCCGCGGGCGCCTACGGGCACATGTATCCCCTGACAGGGAATAATGAGGCTCACCTGAGCATGGAGCAGACTGCGCGGCTCCAGACGACGCGCGTTCTGGCCAAACTCCATGCCGCCGGAACGCAGTGGTCAGCGTTCGGCAGCGATGCCATGTGCGGCTACTACCCGCAGATCATCATGGATAAGCGGCAGTACAAGTTCACGCGCCTGTACCCAATTCCGCAGACCGTCAAGATCGCCGGCAAATGCTGCGACCCGATCGGGCGATCGCCCATTCTTACCCAAACAAACACTGAATTGCCCATGCCGGGCTGGAGGGACTTTGGCTATGCGATATTCCGCAAACGTGATTGCTGCAGCGGCGCTTCTCCTGGCTAA
- the trbC gene encoding type-F conjugative transfer system pilin assembly protein TrbC, whose product MAKHREEAAAVLGQNIKPVKPGTFKVEVPTIKAPPPVRTQSLDDIMQQYAEAKKGGPAPAKQGANDLIIFVSFSMPKPVLTELARQAKETGAVMVVRGFKDGSLKATKLAALEVNRAGAPWEIHPDLFKAFKVTAVPTFVVASAEAESVLDDGCSPETAYSAVAGNMSVELALDTIRRRAQPTIAKLAENRLAAIRAKNQPGTLR is encoded by the coding sequence ATGGCCAAGCACCGAGAAGAGGCGGCAGCAGTCCTTGGACAGAACATCAAGCCGGTGAAGCCGGGTACGTTCAAGGTCGAGGTCCCCACGATTAAGGCGCCGCCGCCAGTGCGAACGCAGAGTCTGGACGACATCATGCAGCAGTATGCAGAGGCCAAGAAGGGTGGCCCGGCGCCGGCAAAGCAGGGGGCGAACGACCTCATCATCTTTGTCTCGTTCTCGATGCCAAAGCCCGTCCTTACTGAGCTGGCTCGACAGGCCAAGGAGACGGGCGCCGTTATGGTGGTCCGCGGTTTCAAGGACGGGTCGCTCAAAGCAACCAAGCTCGCCGCGCTCGAAGTCAACCGAGCGGGCGCCCCATGGGAGATCCATCCGGACCTCTTCAAGGCGTTCAAGGTAACCGCAGTGCCGACGTTTGTGGTTGCGAGTGCGGAGGCCGAATCCGTGCTTGACGACGGCTGCTCGCCGGAGACAGCCTACTCGGCGGTGGCCGGCAACATGTCCGTCGAGCTAGCCCTGGACACGATCCGCCGGCGGGCGCAGCCAACGATCGCAAAGCTCGCTGAGAACCGCCTCGCGGCCATCCGAGCCAAGAATCAGCCCGGCACATTGCGATGA
- a CDS encoding DUF3150 domain-containing protein — MNQATTVASSQMAILKDVVLFDFIIGGSTGEKTVEADDFIREVGKMLPRGSFSWVSKYRSEAKREILKVGVARRIHNRVRGYFVPLSEAAGLSSKMTDIKARFMKEKAEFLANLPRIVDEWANAPVNASSTNNGKSRADLIRLHAPKTDDMDRMLSFDISATGIQSTSFFGEDDALHAEVKGLVGQAALEIAEDVRKSWKGPAAGRTSSRVLGLIRRVRNKAEAMGVLSMKFSRLAEVCDKVLGAVPEGQNIEGVQFLMVSSLLSRCMKAENILSEDSVKFDPLDVESAAPAVTPGVQPPAANVPMQSQPDLAIGDTAPAFDESPQPSSPLPTAILPSAAEPVASTQDDTLELVL, encoded by the coding sequence ATGAACCAAGCAACGACGGTGGCTAGCAGCCAGATGGCGATTCTGAAAGATGTCGTCCTGTTTGACTTCATCATCGGAGGCAGCACCGGAGAGAAAACGGTCGAGGCGGATGATTTCATCCGTGAGGTCGGCAAGATGCTCCCGCGAGGTTCTTTTTCGTGGGTTTCGAAATACCGTTCGGAAGCGAAGCGAGAGATCCTGAAAGTTGGCGTCGCTCGCCGCATTCACAACCGTGTGCGTGGCTACTTCGTACCGCTGAGCGAAGCCGCCGGGCTCTCCAGCAAGATGACGGACATCAAGGCGCGATTCATGAAGGAGAAGGCCGAGTTCCTGGCCAACCTCCCGAGGATCGTTGATGAGTGGGCGAATGCCCCGGTCAATGCCAGTTCGACCAACAATGGCAAGTCGCGAGCGGATCTCATTCGCCTGCACGCGCCAAAGACGGACGACATGGACCGCATGCTCTCCTTTGACATTTCCGCCACAGGCATCCAGTCCACCAGTTTCTTTGGCGAGGACGACGCGCTCCACGCAGAAGTCAAAGGCTTAGTTGGCCAGGCGGCGCTCGAGATTGCGGAAGACGTGCGAAAGTCCTGGAAAGGGCCGGCCGCGGGGCGCACGAGCAGCCGCGTCCTGGGATTGATTCGCCGTGTTCGCAACAAGGCGGAAGCGATGGGCGTCCTGTCGATGAAGTTCAGTCGACTGGCCGAAGTATGCGACAAGGTCCTGGGCGCAGTTCCGGAGGGGCAGAACATTGAAGGCGTTCAGTTCCTAATGGTGTCATCGCTCCTGTCCAGGTGCATGAAGGCGGAAAACATTCTCTCCGAAGACTCGGTAAAGTTTGATCCGCTCGATGTGGAATCAGCGGCGCCGGCGGTCACGCCTGGTGTCCAGCCTCCGGCCGCCAACGTGCCAATGCAGTCTCAACCCGACCTCGCCATCGGCGACACGGCCCCAGCCTTCGACGAATCGCCTCAACCTTCGAGCCCACTCCCTACTGCAATCCTGCCGAGCGCCGCTGAACCCGTGGCCTCGACCCAGGATGACACGCTGGAATTGGTCCTGTAA
- a CDS encoding helix-turn-helix domain-containing protein — MTKSAPAHGGGSHAAAPTRRVSAKSRKTTEVTAKMTTHEQHGAESTASEHEAEASGKRHVDGIRLINLIRKTLIDRGLPQRTISDILGVTPVYWNSIMSGNRSIKSLGKDRFDTIAEWLGIPTVQVLNQADYLSIEDFYSKKDLHEQLWLAIVKMANDPQWMAYAPTREEWDVLPLRVQIGYAALYERDYGRVLTAKAQIEVPDLVS, encoded by the coding sequence ATGACAAAGTCCGCGCCTGCACACGGTGGTGGATCGCATGCGGCAGCACCGACGCGGCGAGTTTCCGCAAAATCGCGAAAGACGACCGAAGTGACCGCCAAAATGACTACGCACGAACAGCACGGCGCTGAAAGCACTGCGTCTGAGCACGAGGCTGAGGCCTCGGGCAAGCGCCATGTTGATGGTATTCGCCTGATCAACCTGATCAGGAAGACTCTGATTGACCGCGGGCTTCCGCAGCGGACGATCTCCGACATCCTCGGAGTCACCCCGGTGTACTGGAACTCGATCATGAGCGGTAACCGCTCTATCAAATCGCTTGGTAAGGATCGGTTCGACACGATTGCGGAATGGCTCGGCATCCCGACCGTACAGGTACTCAATCAGGCCGACTATCTCTCGATCGAAGACTTCTATTCCAAGAAAGACCTGCACGAGCAACTGTGGCTGGCCATCGTAAAAATGGCTAACGACCCACAGTGGATGGCCTACGCCCCTACCCGCGAAGAATGGGATGTACTCCCTCTGCGTGTCCAGATCGGATATGCAGCGCTGTATGAGCGCGACTATGGACGTGTACTGACGGCGAAGGCTCAGATTGAAGTCCCTGATCTAGTCAGCTAA
- a CDS encoding type II toxin-antitoxin system Phd/YefM family antitoxin produces the protein MKSMALSVVRADFEKTIVSVCKNSEPLVIKRRRGAPVVLMSLQAYESIQETLHLLGTEKNATRLRESITEFRASQPRRKGTRQYP, from the coding sequence ATGAAATCAATGGCCCTTAGTGTAGTGCGAGCAGATTTTGAGAAGACGATAGTCTCAGTCTGCAAGAACAGCGAGCCACTCGTCATCAAGAGACGGCGTGGCGCACCTGTGGTGCTCATGTCGCTTCAGGCCTACGAGAGCATCCAGGAGACGCTGCACCTGTTGGGGACCGAGAAGAACGCGACCCGGTTGCGTGAGTCCATTACGGAGTTTCGTGCGAGCCAGCCCCGGCGCAAGGGCACCAGACAGTACCCGTAA
- a CDS encoding type II toxin-antitoxin system VapB family antitoxin, whose translation MRTTIALDDELLAKAQAYTGLSEKTAIVREALKALIQREAAKRLANLGGSQPGIQGAARRRQDIE comes from the coding sequence ATGCGTACGACTATTGCGCTTGACGACGAATTGTTAGCCAAGGCGCAAGCCTATACGGGCCTGTCGGAGAAAACGGCAATTGTGCGCGAAGCGCTAAAGGCCTTGATCCAGCGTGAAGCGGCCAAACGACTCGCGAACCTTGGCGGAAGCCAACCGGGCATCCAAGGGGCGGCGCGGCGCCGGCAGGACATCGAATGA
- a CDS encoding helix-turn-helix domain-containing protein, which translates to MTLRENFGGALRTVRRFRKAPQEALDVVSSRTYVSSLERGLKSPTLDKIDSLAEALNVHPLTLVALTYLRSRTRSEQRAILEKVRSQLEELSKFEKKQRTEP; encoded by the coding sequence ATGACGCTCAGAGAGAACTTTGGTGGTGCGTTGCGTACAGTGCGGCGGTTCCGGAAAGCTCCGCAAGAGGCGCTGGATGTGGTTTCCAGCCGGACATACGTCAGTAGCCTAGAGCGAGGGTTAAAGAGTCCGACACTGGACAAAATTGATTCTCTTGCCGAGGCTCTCAACGTACATCCACTTACATTGGTGGCACTCACATATTTGCGGTCGCGTACGCGATCTGAGCAACGCGCCATCTTAGAGAAGGTTCGATCGCAACTCGAGGAGTTGTCTAAATTCGAGAAGAAGCAGCGGACTGAGCCCTAG
- a CDS encoding P-loop ATPase, Sll1717 family, with the protein MDAESDEQFLRDCFLDTGDLESLIDSDNPKRIVVGRVGAGKSALLARLLETQSNAFELRAETLSLSYVANSDIIQFFESAGVKLDLFYQLLWKHVFVVELLRRRYKITEHEPWGFLDNFRDLFQKDQAKKRAVEYLRQWNDQFWQDTETRVKEFTTKLERKLAGTLDAKVHGFSLNASAAKNLTDEVKAEVIHKAQSVVNENQVRELGEIITLLADEIFTDPKNRFYIVIDRLDESWVDDRIRYKLIRALVETIRAFQRVRSVKVVIAVWEDLLRTVFESTREAGFQEEKFESLILRLRWSKAQLRQLLDLRIEKLIREQFTQRKVTFDDVFRGAVRNESAIDYLLSRTLFRPRDAISFVNCCIELCEGKEAVPPSVVQDAERKYSMGRLRSLRDEWSGHYSSLNACAELIREPPRFSRRPIGLS; encoded by the coding sequence ATGGACGCCGAGTCCGACGAGCAGTTCTTGCGCGACTGCTTTCTCGACACGGGAGACTTGGAGTCTTTGATTGACTCCGACAACCCCAAACGTATTGTCGTTGGCCGTGTTGGCGCAGGGAAAAGCGCTCTACTTGCGCGGCTCCTGGAGACCCAGTCGAATGCCTTCGAGCTTCGCGCGGAGACACTATCGCTGAGCTATGTGGCGAACTCCGACATCATCCAGTTCTTCGAGTCCGCCGGCGTCAAGCTTGACCTCTTCTACCAGTTACTGTGGAAGCATGTTTTCGTGGTGGAACTACTTCGGCGGCGTTACAAGATTACCGAGCATGAACCCTGGGGCTTTTTGGATAATTTCCGGGATCTCTTCCAGAAAGACCAGGCAAAGAAACGCGCCGTGGAGTATCTCCGCCAGTGGAACGACCAATTCTGGCAGGACACGGAGACACGCGTCAAAGAGTTCACCACCAAACTCGAGCGCAAGCTTGCCGGTACGCTGGATGCAAAGGTTCATGGCTTCTCACTAAATGCTTCAGCGGCGAAAAACCTTACTGACGAGGTAAAGGCAGAAGTCATCCATAAGGCCCAGTCCGTCGTCAACGAGAATCAGGTTCGGGAGCTTGGAGAGATCATTACGCTCTTGGCGGATGAGATCTTCACCGACCCCAAAAATAGGTTTTACATCGTCATCGACAGGCTAGACGAGTCTTGGGTTGACGATCGCATCCGATACAAGCTGATTCGAGCTCTCGTTGAGACAATCAGGGCATTCCAGCGCGTCAGGTCAGTCAAGGTCGTTATAGCGGTTTGGGAAGACCTGCTGCGGACGGTCTTCGAGTCAACTCGCGAGGCAGGCTTCCAGGAAGAAAAATTCGAAAGCCTTATCCTCCGCCTGAGGTGGAGCAAAGCCCAGCTTAGGCAGCTCCTGGACCTTCGTATCGAGAAGCTCATCAGAGAACAGTTCACGCAGAGGAAGGTCACATTCGACGACGTTTTCCGGGGCGCAGTTCGAAACGAATCCGCCATCGACTACCTTCTCAGCAGAACTTTATTCAGACCACGCGACGCCATCTCGTTCGTCAACTGCTGCATTGAGCTTTGCGAGGGAAAGGAGGCGGTCCCACCTTCCGTCGTTCAAGACGCAGAGCGCAAGTACTCTATGGGGCGATTGCGATCTCTCCGTGACGAGTGGAGTGGCCACTATTCTTCGCTCAACGCATGCGCTGAACTCATCCGTGAACCGCCCCGGTTTTCGAGGAGGCCGATTGGTTTAAGTTGA